In one Desulfoferula mesophila genomic region, the following are encoded:
- a CDS encoding SH3 domain-containing protein, with protein sequence MPATRITSVLSAVLLLVFLAGCAEVSKSVPQEWSAAFKNGQKRYVLTSGLNLRECPTTSCRILAVLRHGDIVMTTGEKKGWSYVETASGGQQGWVSSRYLGSDPGQSPPPTTTKALTEPPPLPKEQWGAPGSTPPPVKEQYGK encoded by the coding sequence ATGCCCGCAACCCGCATAACGTCCGTCCTGAGCGCTGTCCTCCTGCTGGTCTTTTTGGCGGGCTGCGCCGAGGTAAGCAAGTCCGTGCCCCAGGAGTGGAGCGCGGCCTTCAAGAACGGCCAGAAACGCTACGTGCTCACCAGCGGCCTCAACCTGCGTGAGTGTCCCACCACCTCCTGCCGCATCCTGGCGGTGCTGCGCCACGGGGACATCGTCATGACCACCGGCGAGAAGAAGGGCTGGTCCTACGTGGAGACCGCCTCTGGAGGCCAACAGGGTTGGGTGTCCAGCCGCTATCTGGGCAGCGACCCGGGCCAGAGCCCGCCGCCCACGACGACCAAGGCCTTGACCGAGCCGCCGCCCCTGCCCAAGGAGCAGTGGGGCGCGCCGGGTTCCACCCCGCCGCCGGTAAAGGAACAATACGGCAAGTAG
- a CDS encoding sulfite exporter TauE/SafE family protein: MLNELAPAIILILAAFTFSFAGFGFPWVALPLLSLVMPLREAIIFHYPFVLALVFYHAWRYRGHLAWRRHLPLLVGAAAGMPLGVWLLLALPEDIMRKGMALFVALSVLALSRDWGERLAKKVSATPLGGAAIGLLSGWLQGAYAIGGPPVVLYIMARAKSPQEIKGFLGVYFTFICVVSASLYLASGLFTAHWFKLSLYYSPAVLIGTVAGAWAFKRVSPAVFRKIVLVLLLAAAVALWFS, encoded by the coding sequence ATGTTGAATGAATTAGCCCCCGCCATAATCCTGATCCTGGCCGCCTTCACCTTTTCCTTTGCCGGGTTCGGCTTCCCCTGGGTGGCCCTGCCCCTGCTCTCGCTGGTGATGCCCCTACGCGAGGCCATCATCTTCCACTACCCCTTTGTGCTGGCCCTGGTTTTCTACCACGCCTGGCGCTACCGGGGGCACCTGGCCTGGCGCAGGCACCTGCCCTTGCTGGTGGGAGCGGCGGCGGGCATGCCTCTGGGGGTATGGCTGCTGCTGGCCCTGCCCGAGGATATCATGCGCAAGGGCATGGCCCTGTTCGTGGCCCTGTCGGTGCTGGCGCTCAGCCGCGACTGGGGTGAGCGCCTGGCCAAGAAGGTCAGCGCCACCCCCCTGGGCGGGGCGGCCATCGGGCTGCTCAGCGGCTGGCTCCAGGGGGCCTATGCCATCGGCGGGCCGCCGGTGGTGCTCTACATCATGGCCCGGGCCAAGAGCCCCCAGGAGATCAAGGGCTTTCTGGGGGTGTACTTCACCTTCATCTGCGTGGTCTCCGCCTCCTTGTATCTGGCCAGCGGCCTGTTCACCGCCCACTGGTTCAAGCTGTCGCTCTACTACAGCCCGGCGGTGCTGATCGGCACCGTGGCCGGGGCCTGGGCCTTCAAGCGGGTGAGCCCGGCGGTTTTCCGCAAGATCGTTCTGGTGCTGCTGTTGGCCGCCGCGGTGGCCCTGTGGTTCAGCTGA
- a CDS encoding IclR family transcriptional regulator gives MSSPASPEKLPNAPKSQRGVQSIHRAIGLLRTVVSNNERGISLAALARECGLHVATARRMLGALENEGLINYDSVTKLYHLGIELFYFGAAAYQFQMRDRYRHALERIALRTEDTAFLLVRSGNDALVIDRVEGAFPIRTLTHEVGQRSPLGMGAGSTALLASLPEKKIHSVIQANKRRYAQYKNSTPEDVWQLVEHFREHGYSLTGGVFIPEAVGLGRAVHDASGEVVAAVSVAAIKQRMDPERREMVAEIIKQEIEAIEKPNG, from the coding sequence ATGAGTTCCCCGGCGTCGCCCGAGAAACTTCCCAACGCCCCCAAGTCCCAACGGGGCGTGCAAAGCATTCACCGCGCCATAGGCCTGCTGCGCACCGTGGTGTCCAACAACGAGCGAGGCATCAGCCTGGCCGCCCTGGCCCGCGAATGCGGCCTGCACGTGGCCACCGCCCGGCGCATGCTGGGAGCCCTGGAAAATGAGGGACTGATCAACTACGACTCGGTGACCAAGCTCTACCACCTGGGCATCGAGCTGTTTTACTTCGGCGCGGCCGCCTACCAGTTCCAGATGCGCGACCGTTACCGTCACGCCCTGGAGCGCATCGCATTGCGCACCGAGGACACCGCCTTTTTGCTGGTGCGCTCGGGCAACGACGCCCTGGTCATCGACCGGGTGGAAGGCGCCTTTCCCATCCGCACCCTCACCCACGAGGTGGGCCAACGCTCGCCCCTGGGCATGGGCGCGGGCAGCACCGCCCTGCTGGCCAGCCTGCCCGAGAAAAAAATCCACTCGGTCATCCAGGCCAACAAGCGCCGCTACGCCCAATACAAGAACAGCACCCCCGAAGACGTGTGGCAATTGGTAGAGCACTTCCGGGAGCACGGCTACTCGCTCACCGGCGGCGTGTTCATCCCCGAGGCGGTGGGCCTGGGGCGGGCGGTGCACGACGCCTCCGGCGAGGTGGTGGCGGCCGTGAGCGTGGCGGCCATCAAGCAGCGCATGGACCCCGAGCGCCGCGAGATGGTGGCGGAGATCATCAAGCAGGAAATCGAGGCCATCGAAAAGCCCAACGGCTGA
- a CDS encoding ABC transporter substrate-binding protein has product MSGIKTKFKKAGLALTVLTLALALALPGLAADKPKFGGSITVGLNTDLTAVDPHTSVAVVNAIVLHHVFEPLLAYGEDLKLMPVACESWEANKDYTAYTFHLRKNKLFHNGREMVAADVKFSLDRVMDPKISPRAKHFTGVASVEAVDKYTVVVKLKKPFAAFPHLLAYINPVIAIVPQEELAKQGGVFKEKPVGTGPYMFSEWKPDRYIILKKFDKYTGPTGPRSGLGGERVAYLDTIKLVPIPEESVSIMALLNKEIDLLQYYPPKYVEKYQKDYAKKGLVLNEVPGLSWYQVYFGVNRPVTNNVKFRQACAYAIDLDKVTQAAYLGHAKSNPSVIARGSIYRTPAHDTWYKYDPAKAKQLLKESGYKGETVVLDTTKKYIAMFRQAVAVQAAMQAVGINVKLNVVEWPVLLKKCVSGDFQMLSYGAGGTPNPALAYAYLKRGGFEDAYPEIKKIKEAALMTDDLKTLQGLYEKAHRITYEQVPWIQLYNYNYLQAHWNYVKGYKTINTGYPILWGVWLDK; this is encoded by the coding sequence ATGTCTGGGATTAAAACGAAGTTCAAAAAAGCCGGGCTGGCCCTTACGGTCCTGACCCTGGCCCTGGCCCTGGCCCTGCCCGGCCTGGCCGCGGACAAGCCCAAGTTCGGCGGCAGCATCACCGTGGGGCTCAACACCGACCTCACCGCCGTGGACCCCCACACCAGCGTGGCCGTGGTCAACGCCATCGTGCTGCACCACGTCTTCGAGCCCCTGCTGGCCTACGGCGAGGACCTCAAACTCATGCCCGTGGCCTGTGAGAGCTGGGAGGCCAACAAGGACTACACCGCCTACACCTTCCACCTGCGCAAGAACAAGCTGTTCCACAACGGCCGGGAGATGGTGGCGGCCGACGTGAAATTCTCCCTGGACCGGGTGATGGACCCCAAGATCAGCCCCCGGGCCAAGCACTTCACCGGCGTGGCCTCCGTGGAGGCCGTGGATAAGTACACCGTGGTGGTCAAGCTCAAGAAGCCCTTCGCGGCCTTCCCCCACCTGCTGGCCTACATCAACCCGGTGATCGCCATCGTGCCCCAGGAAGAGTTGGCCAAGCAGGGCGGCGTGTTCAAGGAAAAGCCCGTCGGCACCGGCCCCTACATGTTCTCCGAGTGGAAGCCCGACCGCTACATCATCCTGAAGAAGTTCGACAAGTACACCGGCCCCACCGGCCCGCGCAGCGGCCTGGGCGGCGAGCGCGTCGCCTATCTGGACACCATCAAGCTGGTGCCCATCCCCGAGGAGTCCGTGTCGATCATGGCCCTGCTGAACAAGGAGATCGACCTGCTGCAGTACTATCCGCCCAAGTACGTGGAGAAGTACCAGAAGGACTACGCCAAAAAGGGCCTGGTGCTCAACGAGGTTCCCGGCCTGTCCTGGTACCAGGTCTATTTCGGGGTCAACCGCCCGGTGACCAACAACGTGAAGTTCCGCCAGGCCTGCGCCTATGCCATCGACCTGGACAAGGTGACCCAGGCGGCCTATTTGGGCCACGCCAAGAGCAACCCCTCGGTCATCGCCCGGGGCAGCATCTACCGCACTCCGGCCCACGACACCTGGTACAAGTATGACCCGGCCAAGGCCAAGCAGTTGCTCAAAGAGTCCGGCTACAAGGGCGAGACCGTGGTCTTGGACACCACAAAGAAGTACATCGCCATGTTCCGCCAGGCCGTGGCCGTGCAGGCGGCCATGCAGGCGGTGGGCATCAACGTCAAGCTCAACGTGGTGGAGTGGCCGGTGCTGCTCAAAAAATGCGTGAGCGGCGACTTCCAGATGCTCTCCTACGGCGCGGGCGGCACGCCCAACCCGGCCCTGGCCTACGCCTACCTGAAGCGCGGCGGCTTCGAGGACGCCTACCCCGAGATCAAAAAGATCAAGGAAGCGGCCTTGATGACCGACGACCTCAAGACCCTGCAGGGCCTCTACGAGAAGGCCCACCGCATCACCTACGAGCAGGTGCCCTGGATCCAGCTGTACAACTACAACTACCTCCAGGCCCACTGGAACTACGTCAAGGGCTACAAGACCATCAACACCGGCTACCCCATCCTGTGGGGCGTGTGGCTGGACAAGTAA
- a CDS encoding ABC transporter permease, protein MLKFVIKRVIYLIPTLLLVAAMVFMLIHMIPGDPAAVILGPDATAEDVASVRTALGLDRPLYEQFGLWLGNVVRGDFGVSIHSKRPVIDSIGERFPVTLCLTTLALIFALVVALPSGVLAAVYHNTNKDYLFMIGTILGVSIPGFWLGLMSLLVFSVQLGWFPSTGFVPMWEEFWEGLRYMILPAITLGLFMAAVVARMVRSSMLEVLRLEYVTHARAKGLSEWKVITKHALKNAFAPTLTTIGIQYGMLLGGAVVTETVFSLPGLGKYLVVSIYMRDYPVVQGCILFIALVYVLINTIVDLLYGYFDPRVQYS, encoded by the coding sequence ATGTTAAAGTTCGTCATAAAACGAGTGATCTACCTGATACCCACCCTGCTCCTGGTGGCGGCCATGGTGTTCATGCTCATCCACATGATCCCCGGCGACCCCGCCGCGGTGATCCTGGGGCCGGACGCCACCGCCGAGGACGTGGCCTCGGTGCGCACCGCCCTGGGCCTGGACCGTCCCCTGTACGAGCAGTTCGGCCTGTGGCTGGGCAACGTGGTGCGGGGCGACTTCGGGGTGTCCATCCACTCCAAGCGCCCGGTCATCGACTCCATCGGCGAGCGCTTCCCGGTCACCTTGTGCCTGACCACCCTGGCCCTGATCTTCGCCTTGGTGGTGGCCCTGCCCTCGGGGGTGCTGGCCGCGGTGTACCACAACACCAACAAGGACTACCTGTTCATGATCGGCACCATCCTGGGGGTGTCCATCCCCGGCTTCTGGCTGGGGCTCATGTCCCTGTTGGTGTTTTCGGTGCAGCTGGGCTGGTTCCCTTCCACCGGCTTCGTGCCCATGTGGGAGGAGTTCTGGGAAGGCCTGCGCTACATGATTTTGCCGGCCATCACCCTGGGCCTGTTCATGGCCGCGGTGGTGGCCCGCATGGTGCGCTCCTCCATGCTGGAGGTGCTGCGCCTGGAATACGTGACCCACGCCCGGGCCAAGGGCCTGAGCGAATGGAAGGTGATCACCAAGCACGCCCTCAAGAACGCCTTCGCCCCCACCCTGACCACCATCGGCATCCAGTACGGCATGCTCCTGGGCGGGGCGGTGGTCACCGAGACGGTGTTCTCCCTGCCCGGCCTGGGCAAGTATCTGGTGGTCTCCATCTACATGCGCGACTATCCCGTGGTCCAGGGCTGCATCCTGTTCATCGCCCTGGTCTACGTTCTCATCAACACCATCGTGGATCTGCTCTACGGCTATTTCGATCCGCGGGTGCAGTACTCCTAG
- a CDS encoding ABC transporter permease produces MFWKRFLHNPIGMIGVAVIALNLFVAAFAPLLATHDPLTINVAQQSEAPSAEHWFGTDEYGRDIYSRVIYGSRISLYISLLSVVVATLLGVAIGSFSGYYGGWMDNVIMRIMDAVMSFPAILLAIGILAVLGPNIINVVLALGLVYTPRFARIVRGSVLSLKEKEFVEASKAIGNGDAYIIFRHILPNCTAPLIVQATASLAYAILAESMLSFLGLGAPPPAPSWGNILSDARNFMMDNAMMTVFPGLAITLAVLGFNLVGDALRDVLDPRLK; encoded by the coding sequence ATGTTCTGGAAACGCTTTTTGCACAACCCCATAGGCATGATCGGCGTGGCGGTTATCGCCCTGAACCTGTTCGTGGCGGCCTTCGCCCCCCTCTTGGCCACCCACGACCCCCTGACCATCAACGTGGCCCAGCAGTCCGAGGCCCCCTCGGCCGAGCACTGGTTCGGCACCGATGAATACGGCCGCGACATCTACAGCCGGGTCATCTACGGCTCGCGCATTTCCCTGTACATCAGCCTGCTGTCGGTGGTGGTGGCCACCCTGCTGGGCGTGGCCATCGGGTCCTTTTCGGGTTATTACGGCGGTTGGATGGACAACGTCATCATGCGCATCATGGACGCGGTGATGTCCTTCCCGGCCATCCTGCTGGCCATCGGCATCCTGGCGGTGCTGGGGCCCAACATCATCAACGTGGTGCTGGCCCTGGGCCTGGTGTATACCCCGCGCTTCGCGCGCATCGTGCGCGGCTCGGTGCTCTCGCTCAAAGAAAAGGAGTTCGTCGAGGCCTCCAAGGCCATCGGCAACGGCGACGCCTACATCATCTTCCGCCACATCCTGCCCAACTGCACCGCGCCGCTGATCGTGCAGGCCACGGCCAGCCTGGCCTACGCCATCCTGGCCGAGAGCATGCTCTCCTTCCTGGGCCTGGGCGCTCCGCCGCCCGCGCCCTCCTGGGGCAACATCCTTTCTGACGCGCGCAACTTCATGATGGACAACGCCATGATGACCGTGTTTCCCGGCTTGGCCATCACCCTGGCGGTGCTGGGCTTCAACCTGGTGGGCGACGCCCTGCGCGACGTCCTGGACCCCCGGCTAAAGTGA
- a CDS encoding ABC transporter ATP-binding protein, giving the protein MKSLLQIKDLEVSFHTSQGVAQAVCGVSYDIGQGEVLGVVGESGSGKSITALSVLRLVPYPGRITGGQVLYEGRDLLSVPEKQMRKVRGDRISMIFQEPMISLNPAFTIENQLTEALHNHRKMSQKEARDRAIEMLTLVDIPDPAKRIKDYPHHLSGGMRQRVMIAEALLLDPDVLLADEPTTALDVTVQASVLDLMQRLNERIGTAIMLITHNLGVVAESARRVVVMYCGRVVEQGPVKQIFEQARHPYTQGLLKSIPKPGGRGKLYEMEGIVPSLYELPRGCPFNPRCTQRLPQCSESAPPWREVQPGHHALCWLYA; this is encoded by the coding sequence ATGAAATCTCTCTTACAGATAAAGGACCTGGAGGTGAGCTTCCACACCAGCCAGGGCGTGGCCCAGGCGGTGTGCGGGGTCAGCTACGACATCGGCCAAGGCGAGGTATTGGGGGTGGTGGGCGAGTCCGGCTCGGGCAAGAGTATCACCGCCCTGTCGGTGCTGCGCCTGGTGCCCTATCCCGGACGCATCACGGGCGGCCAGGTGCTCTACGAGGGCCGCGACCTGCTCAGCGTGCCGGAAAAGCAGATGCGCAAGGTGCGCGGAGACCGCATCTCCATGATCTTTCAGGAGCCCATGATCTCCTTGAACCCGGCCTTCACCATCGAGAACCAGCTAACCGAGGCCTTGCACAACCACCGCAAGATGAGCCAGAAGGAGGCCCGGGACCGGGCCATCGAGATGCTGACCCTGGTGGACATCCCCGATCCGGCCAAGCGCATCAAGGACTACCCCCACCACCTGAGCGGCGGCATGCGCCAGCGGGTGATGATCGCCGAGGCCCTGCTGTTGGACCCGGACGTGCTTCTGGCCGACGAGCCCACCACCGCCCTGGACGTGACCGTGCAGGCTTCGGTGCTGGATCTGATGCAGCGGCTCAACGAGCGCATCGGCACGGCCATCATGCTCATCACCCACAACCTGGGGGTGGTGGCCGAGTCGGCCCGCCGGGTGGTGGTCATGTACTGCGGCCGGGTGGTGGAGCAGGGGCCGGTGAAGCAGATCTTCGAACAGGCCCGCCACCCCTACACCCAGGGCCTGCTCAAGTCCATCCCCAAGCCGGGCGGCCGAGGCAAGCTCTACGAGATGGAGGGCATCGTGCCCAGCCTGTATGAGCTGCCCCGGGGCTGCCCCTTCAACCCCCGCTGTACCCAGCGCCTGCCCCAGTGCTCCGAGAGCGCTCCCCCCTGGCGCGAGGTGCAGCCGGGACATCATGCCCTTTGCTGGCTCTACGCGTGA
- a CDS encoding ABC transporter ATP-binding protein — protein MSMKTILKVEDLTKYFVVNRSLLSSGEVVKAVDGVSFSLMEGETLSLVGESGCGKSTTGRLALRLIEPTRGSVRYRGQDIAQLPPEKMRKLRGEMQIIFQDPWSSLNPRMTVKEIIGEGLRRQKELSRAQRKRLVLDMMETVGLRPEHYDRHPHEFSGGQRQRLGVARALIMRPKLVVADEPLSALDVSVQAQVVNLLARLKQELGLSYLFISHDLAIVEHISDRIAVMYLGKLMELASKRQLFERPRHPYTQALFSAAPTTEVGREKNRIILSGDVPSPLNPPPGCRFHTRCPQAQEDCRQLEPEFKLLAPGHWVACHHPLNG, from the coding sequence ATGTCCATGAAGACCATACTCAAGGTTGAAGACCTCACCAAGTATTTCGTGGTGAACCGCTCCCTGCTGAGCTCCGGGGAAGTGGTCAAGGCGGTGGACGGGGTGAGCTTCTCGCTCATGGAGGGCGAGACGCTGAGCCTGGTGGGCGAGTCCGGCTGCGGCAAGTCCACCACCGGCCGCCTGGCCCTGCGCCTCATCGAGCCCACCCGGGGCTCGGTACGCTACCGCGGCCAGGACATCGCCCAGCTCCCGCCCGAGAAGATGCGCAAGCTGCGCGGCGAGATGCAGATCATCTTCCAGGACCCCTGGTCCTCGCTGAACCCCCGCATGACCGTCAAGGAGATCATCGGGGAGGGGCTGCGCCGCCAGAAGGAGCTCAGCCGGGCCCAGCGCAAGCGCCTGGTCTTGGACATGATGGAGACGGTGGGCCTAAGGCCCGAGCACTACGACCGCCACCCCCACGAGTTCAGCGGGGGCCAGCGCCAGCGCCTGGGCGTGGCCCGGGCCCTGATCATGCGCCCCAAGCTGGTGGTGGCCGACGAGCCGCTGTCGGCCCTGGACGTGTCGGTGCAGGCCCAGGTGGTCAACCTGTTGGCCCGGCTCAAGCAGGAGCTGGGGCTGTCGTACTTGTTCATAAGCCACGATCTGGCCATCGTGGAGCACATCAGCGACCGCATCGCGGTGATGTATCTGGGCAAGCTCATGGAGCTGGCCTCCAAGAGGCAGCTCTTCGAGAGGCCGCGCCACCCCTACACCCAGGCCCTTTTCTCCGCCGCGCCCACCACCGAGGTGGGGCGCGAAAAAAATCGCATCATCCTCTCGGGCGACGTGCCCAGCCCCCTGAACCCGCCGCCGGGATGCCGCTTCCACACCCGTTGCCCCCAGGCCCAAGAGGACTGCCGGCAACTGGAGCCCGAATTCAAACTTCTCGCGCCGGGGCACTGGGTTGCCTGCCACCACCCCCTGAACGGCTAG
- a CDS encoding ArgE/DapE family deacylase, with amino-acid sequence MQSAEVKQRLFNAVDELRPQLVQTLQELVRIPSVVGDEARAQQYIQKLYQDLGLTVEMVEPDMEAVRQHPGFIDTKVPYEGRPNVIGTLPGDEAAPSLVINGHVDVVSVEPRNLWPRDPWSGEVEGGRLHGRGSADMKSGLIANYFALKAALKAGLRPKGMVRLMSVIDEEAGGAGGTLACLLAGYRADALLITEPHGMNVTIANAGVNHFRVYLKGRSAHGGTSHLGVNAIGKVLPIYQALADLDEKRGREVKYPLFEKGSGRSCHVTVGTLHAGDWPSTVPGDAVMECRISFVPGETREEIRALVENTVAQAASTDPWLQEHPPKVEWFAWQTSPWQQDPEHHFVQALMSAAVDVAGRPVDFIGRASGLDSRFAPDFGMVAACTGPKGANIHGIDEYVELDSVVDTAKVVALAMLNWCGVAD; translated from the coding sequence ATGCAATCCGCCGAGGTTAAACAAAGACTATTCAACGCCGTGGACGAGCTGCGGCCCCAACTGGTGCAGACCCTGCAAGAGCTGGTGCGTATTCCCAGCGTGGTGGGCGACGAGGCCCGGGCCCAGCAGTACATACAAAAGCTCTATCAGGACCTGGGCCTCACGGTGGAGATGGTGGAGCCGGACATGGAGGCGGTGCGCCAGCACCCCGGCTTCATCGACACCAAAGTGCCCTACGAGGGCCGCCCCAACGTGATCGGCACCCTGCCCGGCGACGAGGCCGCGCCCTCGCTGGTCATCAACGGTCACGTGGACGTGGTCTCCGTGGAGCCGCGCAACCTGTGGCCCCGCGACCCCTGGAGCGGCGAGGTGGAGGGCGGCCGCCTGCACGGCCGGGGCTCGGCGGACATGAAGTCGGGCCTGATAGCCAACTACTTCGCCCTCAAGGCGGCGCTCAAGGCCGGGCTGCGGCCCAAGGGCATGGTGCGCCTGATGAGCGTCATCGACGAGGAGGCCGGCGGCGCGGGCGGCACCCTGGCCTGCCTCTTGGCCGGTTACCGGGCCGACGCCCTGCTCATCACCGAGCCCCACGGCATGAACGTGACCATCGCCAACGCCGGGGTCAACCACTTCCGGGTCTACCTGAAGGGCCGTTCGGCCCACGGCGGCACCTCCCACCTGGGGGTCAACGCCATCGGCAAGGTGTTGCCCATCTACCAGGCCCTGGCCGACCTGGACGAAAAGCGCGGCCGCGAGGTGAAATACCCGCTGTTCGAAAAGGGCTCGGGCCGCTCCTGCCACGTCACGGTGGGCACCCTGCACGCGGGCGACTGGCCCTCCACCGTGCCCGGCGACGCGGTGATGGAGTGCCGCATCAGCTTCGTGCCCGGCGAGACCAGGGAGGAGATCCGGGCCCTGGTGGAAAACACCGTGGCCCAGGCCGCCTCCACCGATCCCTGGCTGCAGGAGCACCCGCCCAAGGTGGAGTGGTTCGCCTGGCAGACCAGCCCCTGGCAGCAGGACCCGGAGCACCACTTCGTGCAGGCGCTGATGAGCGCGGCGGTGGACGTGGCCGGGCGGCCGGTGGATTTCATCGGCCGGGCCTCGGGCCTTGACTCGCGCTTCGCCCCGGACTTCGGCATGGTCGCCGCCTGCACCGGCCCCAAGGGGGCCAACATCCACGGTATCGACGAGTACGTGGAGCTGGACAGCGTGGTGGACACCGCCAAGGTGGTGGCCCTGGCCATGCTCAACTGGTGCGGCGTGGCCGATTAG
- a CDS encoding efflux RND transporter periplasmic adaptor subunit, which translates to MAILALTGLLSLPPGAALAKGGPPAADQVPTVSVSVVPEMEVNPAAEFVGRVEAIQTVDLRARVEGYITQVAFTEGGAVKKGELLIQLEKAPYQAKVNEAKAKVALAQASLDKALRYINRLKSVRSGGVAATDMDNALSAEETAKAQLQEAKASLQQTELNLGYTSITAPIGGVMGRAQYTLGNLVGPTSGALARLVQLDPIRVVYSVSENEYVAAKMKAGANPEQLPAELVPRLKLPDGQMYPPAGKLDFTEPQVDPGTGTIALRAVFPNPQRLLLPGQYVTVFISRRQARLMPVVPQAAVLEDRQGLYVLVVDKNDLAQRRGIVRGAPMGTGWAVESGLKGGETIIVHGLQRAVPGQKVNPVRETGR; encoded by the coding sequence TTGGCGATCCTGGCCCTGACCGGCCTGCTGTCGCTCCCCCCCGGCGCGGCCCTGGCCAAGGGCGGGCCTCCCGCCGCAGACCAGGTCCCTACGGTGAGCGTGAGCGTGGTCCCGGAGATGGAGGTGAACCCGGCGGCGGAGTTCGTGGGCCGGGTGGAGGCCATCCAGACGGTGGACCTCAGGGCTCGGGTGGAGGGCTACATCACCCAGGTGGCCTTCACCGAGGGCGGGGCGGTGAAAAAGGGCGAGCTGCTCATCCAGCTGGAAAAGGCCCCCTACCAGGCCAAGGTGAACGAAGCCAAGGCCAAGGTGGCCCTGGCCCAGGCCTCCCTGGACAAGGCCCTGCGCTACATCAACCGGCTCAAGTCGGTGCGCTCCGGCGGAGTGGCGGCCACGGACATGGACAACGCCCTGTCGGCCGAAGAAACCGCCAAGGCCCAGCTGCAGGAGGCCAAGGCCAGCCTGCAGCAGACCGAGCTCAACCTGGGCTACACTTCCATCACCGCGCCCATCGGCGGGGTCATGGGCCGGGCCCAGTACACCCTGGGCAACCTGGTGGGCCCCACCTCCGGGGCCCTGGCCCGCCTGGTGCAGCTCGACCCCATCCGGGTGGTCTATTCGGTCAGTGAAAACGAATACGTGGCCGCCAAGATGAAGGCCGGCGCCAACCCCGAGCAGCTTCCCGCCGAGTTGGTGCCGCGGCTCAAGCTGCCCGACGGCCAGATGTATCCCCCGGCGGGCAAGCTGGACTTCACCGAGCCCCAGGTGGACCCCGGCACCGGCACCATCGCCCTGCGCGCCGTCTTCCCCAACCCCCAACGCTTGCTTCTGCCCGGCCAATACGTCACCGTGTTCATCAGCCGCCGCCAGGCCCGGCTCATGCCGGTGGTCCCCCAGGCCGCCGTCCTGGAAGACCGCCAGGGGCTCTACGTGCTGGTGGTGGATAAAAACGACCTGGCCCAGCGCCGGGGCATCGTGCGCGGGGCTCCCATGGGCACCGGCTGGGCGGTGGAATCGGGGCTCAAGGGCGGGGAGACCATCATCGTGCACGGCCTGCAGCGAGCCGTGCCCGGCCAAAAGGTGAACCCGGTCCGCGAAACGGGGCGCTAG